A genomic window from Brevibacillus agri includes:
- a CDS encoding peptide ABC transporter substrate-binding protein has protein sequence MKKNVFVAMSSILVLGAALAGCGGGNQAAPADNNAAGNKTETTAPAAGPKVLKLNLHSEPPTADPGIAEDTTSSTIITATFEGLTRVGKDNKVHEAAAESYTVSEDGKKYTFKIRDAKWSNGDPVTAKDFEFAWKRALDPKTASNYAYQLYYVKGAEAFNKGTGKVEDVGVKALDDKTLEVELTNPTPFFLELVAFKTYFPVHQKTVEANDKWATDAKTIVGNGPFKMETWEHKSKLVVVKNENYWDKDNVKLDKIEFSMVEDENTELSMFENGELDWAGAPTSALPTDAIPALKESGKMTTQPIAGTYFYRFNTEKAPFNNAKIRKAFAYAIDRQSLIDNILQAGQLPATGYVPPSMALNKDGYFKDKDLETAKKLLEEGMKEAGISKLPTLTLSYNTSEGHKKIAEAIQDQWKKNLGVDVKLENKEWKVYLDDVHQGKYQVARAGWLGDFNDPINFLEMFKEKDGGNNDTRWENPKYKELLNQSALETDPEKRKAILAEAEQILMDEMPVMPIYFYTQSWVKNDKVDGVIIDGLGAVDYKYADIKQ, from the coding sequence ATGAAAAAGAATGTTTTCGTAGCAATGAGTTCTATCCTCGTTCTTGGTGCGGCACTCGCAGGATGCGGCGGCGGCAACCAAGCAGCGCCAGCAGATAACAACGCAGCAGGCAATAAAACAGAAACCACTGCACCAGCAGCGGGACCAAAAGTACTGAAATTGAACCTGCACTCCGAGCCGCCAACAGCAGACCCAGGTATCGCGGAAGACACTACTTCCAGCACAATCATCACTGCTACCTTCGAAGGTCTGACTCGCGTAGGCAAAGACAACAAAGTGCATGAAGCAGCAGCAGAAAGCTATACCGTATCTGAAGACGGTAAAAAATATACATTCAAAATTCGCGATGCAAAATGGAGCAACGGCGATCCTGTAACAGCGAAAGACTTCGAATTCGCCTGGAAACGCGCGCTCGATCCGAAAACAGCTTCCAACTACGCTTACCAACTGTACTATGTGAAGGGTGCGGAAGCATTCAACAAAGGTACTGGTAAAGTAGAAGACGTTGGCGTAAAAGCGCTCGACGACAAAACACTGGAAGTGGAACTGACAAACCCAACTCCGTTCTTCCTGGAGCTGGTAGCGTTCAAAACATACTTCCCGGTTCACCAAAAAACAGTTGAAGCCAACGACAAATGGGCTACTGACGCGAAAACAATCGTGGGTAACGGTCCATTCAAAATGGAAACATGGGAACACAAGAGCAAACTGGTTGTCGTGAAAAACGAGAACTACTGGGATAAAGACAACGTAAAACTGGACAAAATCGAGTTCTCCATGGTAGAGGATGAGAACACTGAGCTGTCCATGTTTGAAAACGGCGAGCTGGATTGGGCAGGTGCTCCAACTTCCGCATTGCCAACTGACGCGATTCCTGCTCTGAAAGAGTCTGGAAAAATGACAACCCAACCAATCGCGGGTACTTACTTCTACCGCTTCAACACAGAAAAAGCGCCATTCAACAACGCGAAAATCCGTAAAGCGTTTGCTTACGCGATCGACCGTCAAAGCCTGATCGACAACATCCTCCAGGCAGGTCAGTTGCCAGCAACCGGTTATGTACCACCGAGCATGGCTCTGAACAAAGATGGCTACTTCAAGGACAAAGACCTCGAAACAGCGAAAAAATTGCTGGAAGAAGGTATGAAAGAAGCTGGCATCAGCAAGCTGCCAACTCTGACTCTGTCCTACAACACTTCCGAAGGTCACAAAAAGATCGCAGAAGCAATCCAAGACCAATGGAAGAAAAACCTCGGTGTAGACGTGAAGCTGGAAAACAAAGAGTGGAAAGTATACCTGGATGACGTACACCAAGGTAAATACCAAGTAGCTCGCGCTGGTTGGCTGGGTGACTTCAACGATCCGATCAACTTCCTGGAAATGTTCAAGGAAAAAGACGGCGGAAACAACGATACTCGTTGGGAAAATCCGAAGTACAAAGAGCTGCTGAACCAATCCGCTCTGGAAACAGATCCGGAAAAACGGAAAGCGATCCTGGCTGAAGCTGAGCAAATCCTGATGGATGAAATGCCAGTCATGCCAATCTACTTCTACACGCAATCTTGGGTGAAAAACGACAAGGTTGACGGCGTAATCATCGACGGTCTGGGTGCTGTTGACTACAAATACGCTGACATCAAACAATAA
- a CDS encoding IS4 family transposase, protein MDKNTLFSSFGKWVAPINIMKLQQRIDETDQDKYVKKLTTKAYLLLFLHAQLQQREGLRAIADDVLSKKFQQELGLSSISPAQLSRKNNRVEPALLEEVFVDLVQQIQRVSGKACSLRKHIKIIDSTTIGLCLQKYKWATFRETKAGIKIHLRLVFASQEDVYPEKISLTCAKSNDRTQMESLIDEIGAMYVFDRGYVDYEKFDEYTDQGIFFASRLKDNAETRHLYTFKVPPESSVLSDSMILLGTPQKRVDNVLRLIETHDSKGNRIRIITNRFDLEAEELSDIYRWRWQIELFFKWMKQHAKIKTFYGTSENAVWNQVFLALIAYCLLLLVKLERNSQHSLLQISRWLKVFLWQTFEQWIGRMDYQSKRTSRGRQKRK, encoded by the coding sequence ATGGACAAGAATACCCTATTTTCTTCATTTGGTAAATGGGTTGCACCCATCAATATTATGAAACTTCAACAACGAATTGACGAAACGGATCAAGACAAGTACGTGAAGAAGCTGACGACAAAAGCGTATCTTCTCCTATTTTTACATGCCCAACTTCAGCAACGCGAAGGGCTTCGAGCCATTGCTGACGATGTTCTATCAAAGAAATTTCAGCAAGAATTAGGACTGTCATCGATCAGCCCCGCACAGCTTAGTCGAAAAAACAATCGGGTAGAACCTGCTTTGCTTGAAGAAGTTTTTGTCGACCTTGTCCAGCAAATTCAACGCGTTTCCGGAAAAGCCTGCTCTCTTCGAAAACACATAAAGATCATTGATTCCACTACAATTGGATTATGTTTGCAAAAGTATAAGTGGGCAACCTTTCGCGAAACAAAGGCAGGAATCAAAATTCATCTTCGTCTCGTTTTCGCAAGCCAGGAGGATGTCTATCCTGAAAAGATTTCCCTAACTTGTGCCAAATCCAATGACCGCACCCAAATGGAGTCGCTGATTGATGAGATCGGAGCCATGTACGTCTTTGATCGAGGGTACGTGGATTATGAAAAGTTCGATGAGTATACCGATCAGGGCATCTTTTTTGCTTCACGTCTCAAGGATAACGCGGAAACTCGTCATTTGTATACTTTCAAAGTACCACCAGAAAGCTCCGTTTTATCTGACTCCATGATCCTTCTTGGAACGCCACAAAAACGGGTGGATAATGTGTTACGACTGATTGAAACGCATGATTCGAAAGGAAATCGTATTCGAATCATCACCAATCGGTTCGACTTAGAAGCAGAAGAATTGAGCGACATCTACCGTTGGCGCTGGCAAATAGAACTGTTTTTCAAATGGATGAAACAACACGCAAAGATCAAGACGTTCTATGGAACAAGTGAAAATGCGGTCTGGAATCAAGTTTTTCTCGCTCTCATTGCTTACTGCTTGTTGCTTCTTGTAAAGCTGGAAAGAAACAGTCAGCACAGTCTGCTGCAAATCAGTAGATGGCTCAAAGTGTTTCTCTGGCAGACCTTTGAACAATGGATAGGCAGAATGGATTACCAATCCAAACGAACATCCAGAGGGCGACAGAAAAGGAAGTAA
- a CDS encoding peptide ABC transporter substrate-binding protein: MKKSVFAAMSSILVLSAALAGCGGGEKAGEQGNSAGSEQTSGPKVLRMNMKSEPPTADPGLAEDSTSGAVLRATFDGLTRIGEDGKPHESVAEKIDVSEDGLTYTFHLRDSKWSNGDPVTAKDFEYAWKRALDPKLGSTYAYQLYYLKNAEEYNTGKAKAEDVGVKATDDKTLVVTLKNPTPFFLELTAFYTYYPVNQKVVESTQNWAGDAKTHVGNGPFKIETWEHKSKLILAKNENYWDKDAVKLDKIDFSMVEDENTELSMFDNGDLDWAGAPTSALPTDAIPALKESGKMQTRAIAGTYLYKFNTEKPPFNNAKIRKAFAYAIDRKTIIDNVTQANQEPAMGLVPPTMAVATSPYFKDGDVETAKKLLEEGMKEEGITKLPTLTLSYNTSEGHKKIAEAIQDQWKKALGVEVKLENKEWKVFLDDLHQGKFQIARSSWTGDYNDPYTFLDLFKLKKGSNNDTNWENPKYQELLNQSAVEKDPEKRKQILAQAEALLMDEMPAAPIYYYTHSYVKSDKVQGVVLDGLGFVDWKWADIK, translated from the coding sequence ATGAAAAAAAGCGTATTTGCAGCGATGAGTTCCATCCTGGTTCTGAGTGCGGCGCTGGCTGGCTGTGGCGGCGGCGAGAAAGCAGGAGAGCAAGGAAATTCTGCTGGAAGTGAACAAACTAGCGGTCCAAAAGTTCTGCGCATGAACATGAAGAGTGAGCCGCCGACGGCTGACCCTGGCTTGGCTGAAGATTCCACATCCGGTGCTGTTTTGCGTGCGACTTTTGATGGTTTGACTCGTATCGGTGAAGATGGCAAACCGCATGAATCCGTAGCGGAAAAAATCGACGTTTCTGAAGATGGACTTACTTATACATTCCACCTGCGCGACAGCAAATGGAGCAACGGTGACCCGGTAACAGCGAAAGACTTTGAATACGCGTGGAAGCGAGCGCTCGATCCGAAGCTCGGCTCCACTTATGCTTACCAATTGTACTACCTGAAAAACGCTGAGGAGTACAACACCGGAAAAGCGAAAGCAGAAGATGTGGGCGTGAAAGCAACCGATGACAAAACATTGGTTGTTACGTTGAAAAACCCGACTCCGTTCTTCCTGGAGCTGACTGCTTTCTACACCTACTACCCGGTGAACCAAAAAGTGGTCGAATCCACACAAAACTGGGCGGGTGACGCCAAAACGCACGTAGGTAACGGTCCGTTCAAGATCGAGACTTGGGAGCATAAGAGCAAGCTCATTCTCGCGAAAAACGAAAACTACTGGGATAAAGATGCTGTAAAACTGGACAAGATCGACTTCTCCATGGTAGAGGATGAAAACACCGAGCTGTCCATGTTTGACAACGGCGACCTCGATTGGGCAGGTGCTCCTACAAGCGCACTCCCAACAGATGCAATCCCGGCACTGAAAGAGTCCGGCAAAATGCAAACCCGTGCGATTGCGGGTACGTACCTGTACAAATTCAACACGGAGAAACCGCCGTTCAACAACGCGAAAATCCGTAAAGCGTTCGCTTATGCGATTGACCGCAAAACGATCATCGACAACGTAACGCAAGCGAACCAGGAGCCGGCAATGGGTCTGGTACCTCCAACAATGGCTGTGGCAACTAGCCCGTACTTCAAGGACGGCGACGTGGAAACAGCGAAAAAACTGCTGGAGGAAGGGATGAAGGAAGAAGGCATCACCAAGCTGCCAACTCTGACTCTTTCCTATAATACGTCCGAAGGTCACAAGAAAATCGCGGAAGCTATCCAAGACCAATGGAAAAAAGCGCTCGGCGTAGAAGTGAAGCTGGAAAACAAAGAGTGGAAAGTATTCCTGGACGACCTGCACCAAGGCAAGTTCCAGATCGCTCGCTCTAGCTGGACTGGCGACTACAACGATCCGTACACCTTCCTGGATCTGTTCAAACTGAAAAAAGGCAGCAACAACGATACCAACTGGGAAAATCCCAAGTATCAAGAGCTGCTGAACCAATCCGCGGTGGAAAAAGACCCGGAAAAACGCAAACAAATCCTGGCGCAAGCGGAAGCGCTGCTCATGGACGAAATGCCAGCCGCGCCAATTTACTACTACACGCATTCCTATGTGAAGAGCGACAAAGTACAAGGCGTTGTGCTCGACGGTCTCGGCTTCGTAGACTGGAAATGGGCAGACATTAAATAA
- a CDS encoding helix-turn-helix transcriptional regulator, protein MVRWDLRGQAPYSQTVLAHPNVNLVFEEGATGIFGVALSTSSHLLAGQGHVFGVKFKPGGFYPFWQKPVSQLYGTVTTLEEVFQVETAPLEAEMLAMPEDAQMVRRIEAFLGERLPERDPNVKRVSELVGLIQADRTVLKVEDASRLSGMSIRTMQRLFDRYVGVSPKSVIQRYRLHEAAQMIDQGAVSDWLDLSIALGYYDHSHFIRDFRAIVGVSPQEYRQTQTL, encoded by the coding sequence GTGGTCAGGTGGGATTTGCGCGGGCAAGCTCCTTACTCCCAAACCGTTTTGGCCCACCCCAATGTGAATCTGGTGTTTGAAGAGGGCGCCACAGGCATATTCGGTGTCGCTTTGTCCACGTCCTCGCATTTGCTGGCTGGCCAAGGCCATGTGTTCGGAGTGAAGTTCAAACCAGGCGGCTTTTATCCATTTTGGCAAAAGCCGGTTTCGCAGTTGTACGGCACGGTTACTACGTTGGAAGAAGTGTTTCAGGTGGAGACAGCCCCGCTGGAAGCCGAGATGCTTGCCATGCCGGAAGACGCCCAGATGGTTCGCCGCATCGAAGCGTTTTTGGGCGAGCGTCTGCCGGAGCGCGATCCGAATGTAAAGAGAGTAAGCGAGCTGGTCGGCTTGATTCAGGCAGATCGGACGGTGCTGAAGGTAGAGGATGCGAGCCGACTGTCCGGAATGAGCATCCGGACGATGCAGCGCTTGTTTGACCGCTATGTTGGCGTCAGTCCGAAATCGGTAATCCAGCGCTACCGACTGCACGAAGCGGCGCAGATGATCGACCAGGGAGCCGTCAGCGACTGGCTGGACTTGTCCATCGCGCTCGGCTACTACGACCACTCGCATTTTATCCGCGACTTCCGGGCGATTGTCGGTGTATCGCCGCAAGAATACCGGCAGACCCAAACTTTATAA
- a CDS encoding SRPBCC family protein has product MELRFDFYIGATPEHVWHVLTSEEGVKHTFFGSVIRSTFQVGDDLAYVGPGNDGDETVHVYGKVLAFEPQQTFSFLEHPGPSYHANHAELQSRVTFQLEPVGGCTRLTLINDQWIEDHPSFANASNHWPMILSNIKTYAETGKTLDFGY; this is encoded by the coding sequence ATGGAACTGCGTTTCGATTTTTACATCGGGGCCACCCCGGAGCACGTCTGGCACGTTCTTACCTCGGAAGAAGGAGTCAAGCATACGTTTTTTGGCTCTGTCATCCGCTCTACTTTTCAGGTAGGGGACGATCTCGCTTATGTCGGTCCCGGAAATGATGGCGACGAAACTGTCCATGTGTACGGCAAGGTTTTGGCGTTTGAGCCGCAGCAAACCTTCAGCTTCCTGGAACATCCCGGCCCTTCGTACCACGCCAACCACGCCGAGCTTCAATCGCGCGTAACTTTCCAATTGGAGCCTGTTGGCGGATGCACGCGGCTGACGCTGATTAACGACCAGTGGATCGAAGATCACCCTTCCTTCGCCAACGCGAGCAACCATTGGCCGATGATTCTCTCCAACATCAAAACATATGCAGAAACCGGAAAAACGTTGGATTTTGGCTATTAA